The Flavobacterium johnsoniae genomic sequence TTCATAGTCCCAACGATGTATAAATTAGGTGGAACACAAAATGCAGTTTTTGAATATGGTAATTCTAATCTAATTTCTTCAGATTTTCCTAATCTTTTATCCTCTTCAATTAACGTAATTAATTCTCCGAATATTTGCGCCACATTGCCACGATTAATTTCATCTATAATAAAAACATATGGTTCACTATTATCATCTTCTATTAATTTATATTCTGCATTTTTCCAATAGGATTTTACGATACTTTTTTTGTCTTCATATTTTAATTCAGTTACATCTTCGTTAATCGGCTGTTGGTTTGGTTGCAAATTATGGATTGCATTCAATACACTCCAAAAAGCAGTAGAGTTACAACCTCCAATTATATTTCTGAACTCCTCATGGATGTTATTAATAACGGTTAGGTCAGGAAATCTCTCAAACAAAGGTGCTAATCTATTTCTTGAAACTGTATAAGTTCTTGTGCCATTTAAGTGCTTAACACTAAAATTGCCTTGGTCTGTTACTGCTACTAATACATTTCCACCATTTAATGTACTTAATGCTATTTCACCCGCTTGTTCCACATCTTCAAATAATTGATCATACAATTGATTGAAAGTTCTGATTTGAATTTCCTGTTCGTTTTCCGGAAAATTCCTTTTGATGAAATTGTATGTTGCTTCAATACATGCTTTCATAAATACCCCATCTTGAATTTCATATTTTAGAAATTCGTCGTCATCTTCAGGTTCTATTGGTTTTATTCCTTCAATAAAATCCTCATAAGCCATGTTTTGATGAAATGTGGTGAAGTAAACTCTATTTTCACATTGAAAGTTTGCAAAAAGACTTTTTCTTCGTTCTCTTTCAAGATTCCCATCGTTAACATTTAATATTTCAAGTGCTAAATCAATTGTACTGTATGTTTTACCTGTACCCGGAGGTCCGAAAAGTATTGTGTTTAGTGTCATCTCAAATGGATTATTATTTTGGTTTTCAATATTTAGCGGTACTTGTCGAATGGTTCCATTTCCTCCATCTATTATATTCACATTGTATTTTGATTGAAATATATTTTTATTCATGAAATCAAGTTCCCATTTGGGAACTTCATAAAAAGTTGAATTACCGCTTGGCATAAAAAATCGCTTGTCTTTTTTAAATTCACGAACAGAATTATTTATAGGGTAGAAAAAAGGTTCAATTTCACGATATATCCATTCTCCTTTTCCTTCAATTAAATCATCACTATCTGTATCTAAAGGTTGCGAATTGGAAATTATTTTGCCAATTGTGTAGACCTCATCTCCTCCGTAGCAGATATACACATAATCTCCTATTTTAAGTTTATTTTCAAAGTTAGCACCTTGACTTTTCCCTGTTTTACTGAATAAACAAATCCAATTGTTTTGTTCTAGAACACGCGCAAATCCAGAATTATATAAACGTTTTTCTTTTTTAAAAATCCCATGAGATATTTTATAGAATTTGTTACCTTTGATATCTAGGGTAGTTAATTCATTTGAAACATTGATATATTTATCAAAATTATGGGCAAACATATCTATTAAACCCAAATCCGTTTCATCTGCCAATGCTCTTAATTCATCAAAATCTTTTATACAGCTAGGATAATTAGCAGAAATATCTATCCATTCCCTAAATTTTAAATGCGAGTTATTGAGGATTGGAAATATTTGAGGATTAATATAATACAACCAGGGTGAATAAATTCCTGATTTTACTAATGGTATTCCTAGATTATCAAAATCAGCACAAAACTTTACAGCCTCTGCAATTGCATTAATAGTGAAGGCTTTTTTGAGAAAATTGCTGATACTTATAAGTTGTTGTGAATCTAGACTGGTTATCGAATTTAATCCTGCACCTGTATAACCCCACAGGTCTATCTCAGAAGCTAAAACTGATAATTCTTCAAGTCGTGTTGTATCTGAAACATTTAGTTTTAAATATTTATCAAAGGTTTTATCACTACAACCGTATTTAAACATCTGAATTAATCCTGTCAGATGCTCAT encodes the following:
- a CDS encoding McrB family protein, whose product is MRTALFPKFNELYQIYKISNDYTDRKRQFAVVALNKQIIEETLKNNQLENEHLTGLIQMFKYGCSDKTFDKYLKLNVSDTTRLEELSVLASEIDLWGYTGAGLNSITSLDSQQLISISNFLKKAFTINAIAEAVKFCADFDNLGIPLVKSGIYSPWLYYINPQIFPILNNSHLKFREWIDISANYPSCIKDFDELRALADETDLGLIDMFAHNFDKYINVSNELTTLDIKGNKFYKISHGIFKKEKRLYNSGFARVLEQNNWICLFSKTGKSQGANFENKLKIGDYVYICYGGDEVYTIGKIISNSQPLDTDSDDLIEGKGEWIYREIEPFFYPINNSVREFKKDKRFFMPSGNSTFYEVPKWELDFMNKNIFQSKYNVNIIDGGNGTIRQVPLNIENQNNNPFEMTLNTILFGPPGTGKTYSTIDLALEILNVNDGNLERERRKSLFANFQCENRVYFTTFHQNMAYEDFIEGIKPIEPEDDDEFLKYEIQDGVFMKACIEATYNFIKRNFPENEQEIQIRTFNQLYDQLFEDVEQAGEIALSTLNGGNVLVAVTDQGNFSVKHLNGTRTYTVSRNRLAPLFERFPDLTVINNIHEEFRNIIGGCNSTAFWSVLNAIHNLQPNQQPINEDVTELKYEDKKSIVKSYWKNAEYKLIEDDNSEPYVFIIDEINRGNVAQIFGELITLIEEDKRLGKSEEIRLELPYSKTAFCVPPNLYIVGTMNTADKSVEALDTALRRRFSFVPKLPEEDKLSITTDGINLVSMLAKINERLKVLKDNDHTIGHAWLWNIHNVADLRKAFADKIIPLLQEYFYNDYEKLGLVLGDNFFEVKEQISSNIFATFSGGNGVAGQYDQSWQYKLKDCNTISISDFQSLY